The Halomicronema hongdechloris C2206 genome includes a window with the following:
- a CDS encoding YggS family pyridoxal phosphate-dependent enzyme, translating to MTAAATFEQVADNIARIRQTVPPTVRIVAVTKKLPSAAIRAAYNAGLRDFGESQVQEALTKQRELQDLADITWHMIGHLQTNKAKQVLEHFHWIHAVDSLRLAQKLNQLAADRGQLLQCCLQVKMVPDPPKYGFELEELWSALPHLDDCHHLSWAGLMTIPPLHTPAPETEGIFCQARALADQINRAGFAHLNLQQLSMGMSSDYPYAIAAGATMIRLGTILFGPRPS from the coding sequence ATGACTGCTGCTGCTACCTTTGAGCAGGTTGCTGACAATATTGCCCGGATTCGCCAAACGGTTCCCCCGACGGTTCGCATTGTCGCGGTTACTAAAAAGTTGCCCAGTGCTGCCATCCGTGCTGCCTATAACGCTGGTCTGCGGGATTTTGGTGAAAGCCAGGTGCAGGAGGCCCTGACCAAGCAGCGGGAACTCCAGGACTTAGCCGATATTACCTGGCATATGATTGGCCACTTGCAGACGAATAAGGCCAAGCAGGTGCTAGAGCACTTTCACTGGATTCATGCCGTCGATAGCCTCAGGTTGGCCCAAAAGTTGAACCAATTGGCGGCTGATCGCGGCCAATTGCTGCAGTGCTGCCTGCAAGTGAAGATGGTGCCAGATCCGCCTAAGTATGGCTTCGAGTTAGAGGAGCTTTGGTCGGCTCTGCCCCACCTCGATGACTGTCATCACCTGAGCTGGGCGGGCCTGATGACGATTCCGCCCCTGCATACCCCAGCCCCGGAAACAGAAGGCATCTTTTGCCAGGCCCGAGCCCTAGCTGACCAGATTAATCGAGCCGGGTTTGCCCATCTCAACCTACAGCAGCTTTCCATGGGCATGTCGTCGGATTATCCCTATGCGATCGCAGCGGGGGCAACCATGATTCGCTTAGGGACAATTCTGTTTGGTCCTCGGCCGAGCTGA
- the der gene encoding ribosome biogenesis GTPase Der, translated as MLPVVAIIGRPNVGKSTLVNRLAGGRDAIVHDQPGVTRDRTYRPGFWQDREFQVVDTGGLVFDDDTEFLPYIREQALAALTEASVAIFVVDGQAGPTDADQEIASWLRQQSVPVMIAVNKCESPELGGALAAQFWELGLGEPYPVSGIHGNGTGDLLDVVIAHLPETTPADARDEIRVAIVGRPNVGKSSLLNAFVGESRAIVSPISGTTRDAIDMQVRRGEQIYRLVDTAGIRKKKSVDYGPEFFGINRAFKAIRRADVVLLVIDAVDGATEQDQKLAGRIADEGRACVLVVNKWDAVEKDSHTVYTYDRQLLGRLYFVEWAERVYVSALTGQRVPKILDLIDQAVMQHRRRVSTSVVNEVLAEATGWHTPPTTRQGRQGRIYYGTQVSSRPPTIALFVNDPKLFGDNYRRYIERQFRQNLGFEGTPLRLLWRGKKVRDMERASANRATKV; from the coding sequence ATGTTGCCCGTCGTTGCCATTATCGGCCGCCCCAATGTGGGCAAATCTACCCTAGTGAACCGGTTGGCGGGCGGGCGTGATGCCATCGTCCATGACCAACCAGGGGTGACTCGCGATCGCACCTATCGCCCCGGCTTTTGGCAAGATCGAGAATTTCAAGTAGTGGACACTGGTGGGCTGGTGTTTGACGACGACACCGAGTTCCTACCCTACATTCGGGAGCAGGCTCTGGCTGCTCTGACAGAAGCCAGCGTCGCTATCTTTGTCGTCGATGGTCAAGCGGGCCCCACCGATGCCGACCAGGAGATTGCCAGCTGGCTACGGCAGCAGTCAGTACCGGTGATGATTGCGGTGAATAAGTGTGAATCGCCGGAATTGGGAGGAGCCCTGGCCGCCCAATTTTGGGAGCTGGGCCTGGGAGAGCCCTATCCCGTTTCTGGCATCCATGGCAATGGCACTGGCGATCTGCTGGATGTGGTCATTGCCCATTTGCCTGAGACGACTCCCGCTGATGCCCGCGATGAGATTCGGGTAGCCATTGTGGGGCGGCCCAATGTGGGCAAGTCTAGCCTCTTGAATGCCTTCGTCGGCGAGTCGCGCGCCATCGTCAGCCCCATTTCAGGCACCACCCGCGACGCCATTGACATGCAGGTGCGGCGGGGGGAGCAGATCTATCGCTTGGTCGATACCGCCGGCATTCGCAAGAAAAAAAGCGTCGACTACGGCCCCGAGTTCTTCGGCATTAACCGGGCCTTTAAGGCGATTCGTCGAGCCGATGTGGTGCTGTTGGTGATCGACGCGGTGGATGGGGCCACCGAACAGGATCAAAAACTAGCCGGGCGCATTGCCGACGAGGGCCGCGCCTGTGTGCTGGTCGTCAATAAATGGGACGCCGTCGAGAAAGATTCCCATACGGTGTATACCTACGACCGTCAGCTCTTGGGCCGGCTTTATTTCGTCGAGTGGGCCGAGCGAGTCTATGTCAGTGCCCTGACTGGCCAGCGAGTCCCTAAGATTCTAGATTTAATTGACCAGGCGGTGATGCAACATCGCCGTCGGGTGTCGACCTCGGTGGTGAATGAAGTGCTGGCTGAGGCGACGGGCTGGCATACCCCACCGACGACGCGCCAGGGGCGCCAGGGGCGCATCTACTACGGTACTCAGGTGAGCAGTCGCCCCCCTACTATTGCCCTGTTCGTCAACGATCCCAAGCTATTTGGGGACAATTATCGCCGCTACATTGAGCGTCAGTTTCGCCAAAACTTAGGCTTTGAAGGCACGCCTCTACGGTTGCTATGGCGAGGCAAGAAGGTGCGGGATATGGAGCGGGCCAGTGCTAATCGGGCGACAAAGGTCTGA
- the pipX gene encoding transcriptional coactivator PipX: MSAETYLNHPTFGLLFRVCMANDSQELFATLYAQRLFFLVKSVPPDGVAFEPLGRADARLLLENRMRMLRRAGQYSEYDRLQKTYKQTFQ, encoded by the coding sequence ATGAGCGCAGAGACATACCTCAATCATCCCACCTTTGGCCTGCTCTTCAGGGTCTGTATGGCAAACGACAGCCAAGAGCTGTTTGCCACCCTCTATGCGCAGCGGCTCTTTTTTCTGGTGAAATCGGTGCCACCGGATGGGGTGGCCTTCGAACCCCTAGGTCGAGCCGATGCGCGGCTACTGCTGGAAAATCGCATGCGGATGCTGCGGCGGGCCGGCCAGTATTCGGAGTACGATCGATTACAGAAGACGTACAAGCAAACCTTTCAATGA
- a CDS encoding energy-coupling factor transporter transmembrane component T family protein → MDLLRSLPIGLYLEQPVTWLHRLDPRTKLLWLVSILVMPILANAQWRFVLVLLLMGLTLTAWIPWRVWRRQMGWLLLLSGLVMVLTWVLPDGLSVDQVPRLPTPEAMAALSDPPEALPQFPQPAAYHYVMVEMGPLQVTQRSLGLGIRIGTLLFTLIYGTNLFLLTTAAEEITVALEVLMRPLGWLRLPVTEIALTLTLALRFIPLVLEEVQNLIRSVQTRAIHWKKLGFRGAAQVWLMVAERLLANLLLRAEQIAAAMEVRGFTSANEHRVVWHQLQLRWRDGVAVVVLALLWWARYRWGSAL, encoded by the coding sequence ATGGATTTATTGCGATCGCTGCCCATCGGACTGTATCTAGAGCAACCGGTCACCTGGTTGCACCGCCTCGATCCGCGCACGAAATTGCTCTGGCTGGTCAGTATTTTAGTCATGCCGATTCTGGCCAATGCCCAGTGGCGCTTTGTTCTGGTGCTATTGCTGATGGGGCTGACCTTGACTGCCTGGATCCCATGGCGGGTGTGGCGACGGCAGATGGGCTGGTTGCTGCTGTTGAGTGGGTTAGTGATGGTGTTGACCTGGGTGTTGCCAGATGGGCTCTCCGTGGATCAGGTACCGCGATTGCCAACCCCTGAGGCCATGGCCGCCCTGAGTGACCCGCCGGAAGCGTTACCGCAATTCCCGCAACCGGCCGCCTATCACTATGTGATGGTTGAGATGGGGCCACTGCAGGTGACTCAACGATCGTTGGGGTTGGGTATTCGCATTGGCACCCTATTGTTCACCTTGATCTATGGCACCAATCTGTTTTTGCTGACGACGGCTGCCGAGGAGATTACGGTGGCCCTAGAGGTGTTGATGCGCCCTCTGGGGTGGTTGCGGTTGCCGGTGACGGAAATTGCCCTCACCCTGACTTTGGCGCTGCGATTTATTCCCTTGGTTTTAGAGGAAGTCCAGAATCTGATCCGCTCGGTTCAGACTCGGGCTATCCATTGGAAGAAGTTAGGGTTTCGAGGGGCGGCACAGGTGTGGCTGATGGTGGCCGAGCGGTTGCTGGCTAATCTATTGCTGCGCGCGGAGCAGATCGCTGCCGCCATGGAAGTGCGAGGCTTCACCAGTGCCAATGAACATCGGGTGGTCTGGCATCAATTGCAACTGCGCTGGCGGGATGGCGTCGCGGTGGTGGTCTTAGCGTTGCTGTGGTGGGCTCGATATCGCTGGGGGAGTGCCCTTTGA
- a CDS encoding anthranilate synthase component I: MASIATALAGWRRGGGLSVAVVGSISLGECPLTYLHPWYVRSHPLQHRTGSDIFARLFGHRTTIATLLESPYPPPPEPAQAQLGQYSICAGPPRTIAGQPRLWAPQQGRILSTLAELQRWARRAAPSPLIDADRGQPVTLPCFSGGWLGWLGYDLAWEIERLPRQRPDPLSFPVAFWYEPDCFAVLDHRHQQLWLAASCPAQLMTLEQSLHRAEPFPSLHHSLAADPLVDQLSFGSTQAEYEQAVRRAKGHIQAGDIFQANLSLRFETRTAADSWAIYRALQRINPSPFSSYWRSPWGALISCSPERLVQVKGRKAQTRPIAGTRPRGQTGRQDQVYGDELRSHPKEIAEHIMLVDLVRNDLGRVCQWGTVQVSELLTIERYSHVMHLVSNVVGQLQPQATVVDVIRAIFPGGTITGCPKVRCMEIINELEPVRRSLFYGSCGYLDWRGQLDLNILIRTLLWAPQPGATSHRVWGQVGAGIVADSQPHREWQESLQKAKAQLQALGIELERLA, encoded by the coding sequence CTGGCATCAATTGCAACTGCGCTGGCGGGATGGCGTCGCGGTGGTGGTCTTAGCGTTGCTGTGGTGGGCTCGATATCGCTGGGGGAGTGCCCTTTGACCTACCTGCATCCCTGGTATGTGCGATCGCATCCCCTGCAGCACCGCACCGGCAGCGATATCTTTGCCCGCTTATTTGGCCACAGGACTACCATCGCCACCCTGCTGGAGAGTCCCTATCCACCCCCCCCGGAGCCAGCCCAGGCCCAGCTGGGCCAGTATTCTATCTGTGCCGGACCGCCCCGGACGATTGCTGGTCAGCCCCGGCTTTGGGCGCCTCAACAGGGCAGGATCCTATCGACCCTGGCCGAGCTACAGCGGTGGGCGCGCCGCGCTGCTCCCTCCCCTCTGATTGACGCCGATCGGGGCCAGCCCGTCACCCTCCCCTGCTTCTCTGGGGGCTGGTTGGGCTGGTTGGGCTATGACCTGGCTTGGGAAATCGAACGCTTACCCCGGCAACGGCCCGACCCCCTATCGTTTCCCGTGGCCTTCTGGTACGAACCCGACTGCTTTGCCGTCCTCGACCATCGGCATCAACAGCTCTGGCTAGCGGCCAGTTGCCCCGCTCAACTGATGACTCTGGAGCAGAGCCTACATAGGGCCGAGCCATTCCCTAGCCTCCATCACTCCCTCGCGGCAGATCCCCTGGTCGATCAGCTCAGCTTCGGGTCGACCCAGGCGGAGTACGAGCAGGCTGTCCGTCGGGCCAAGGGCCATATTCAAGCCGGCGATATTTTTCAAGCCAACCTTTCTCTGCGCTTTGAAACCCGCACTGCGGCCGACAGTTGGGCCATCTATCGCGCCCTACAGCGCATTAATCCCTCCCCCTTTAGCAGTTACTGGCGCAGTCCCTGGGGGGCGTTGATCAGTTGCTCCCCAGAGCGTCTGGTACAGGTAAAGGGGCGTAAGGCCCAGACCCGCCCCATTGCTGGCACCCGACCCCGAGGCCAGACCGGCCGGCAAGACCAAGTCTATGGCGATGAGTTACGGAGTCATCCCAAGGAGATCGCAGAGCACATCATGTTGGTCGATCTAGTTCGCAATGACCTGGGCCGAGTCTGCCAGTGGGGCACCGTGCAAGTCAGTGAGTTGTTGACCATTGAACGCTACAGCCATGTCATGCATCTCGTCAGTAACGTCGTGGGGCAGCTGCAACCACAGGCCACGGTGGTGGATGTTATCCGAGCTATTTTTCCGGGGGGAACGATTACGGGGTGTCCTAAAGTACGCTGCATGGAGATTATCAACGAGTTGGAACCAGTGCGCCGCAGTCTGTTTTACGGCTCCTGTGGCTATCTAGACTGGCGAGGACAGCTCGACTTAAATATTTTGATTCGGACGCTGCTGTGGGCGCCTCAGCCCGGGGCTACGTCCCATCGGGTCTGGGGGCAGGTTGGGGCTGGCATTGTGGCCGATAGTCAGCCCCACCGAGAATGGCAAGAGTCCTTGCAAAAGGCTAAAGCCCAACTCCAGGCTCTGGGGATAGAGCTAGAGCGTTTAGCCTAG